A genome region from Leguminivora glycinivorella isolate SPB_JAAS2020 chromosome 13, LegGlyc_1.1, whole genome shotgun sequence includes the following:
- the LOC125232763 gene encoding uncharacterized protein LOC125232763, translating into MSSDIIQTRNTVPRKRGRPAGRGRVSLTLYEKRALNASYEKERRAAMNEALENLAKEAGVQSTLSVPDLLAEVSTLLQKSMKRDKYWDAERLRKANEDLESEIEMLEYCFPTETEPKRTCPMKRKVADCGWPSPPSKRVSTSPSQEPVPVSTCQRVLPRLVRRASAPDTGSQQSQLQTRQEESYAFPLACVEEHLSPHFPEGVGCSSLDSAPSPVYCSIVEPSAKNENLAEVANFGTIDATAGARVSLSQFDFWATEEDIVSLYF; encoded by the exons atgTCTTCTGATATAATTCAAACGCGTAACACAGTGCCCCGTAAGCGGGGAAGACCCGCAGGAAGAGGTCGAGTTTCTCTTACTTTA TATGAAAAACGAGCTCTCAATGCGTCGTATGAGAAGGAGAGAAGAGCTGCTATGAACGAAGCTCTAGAAAATTTGGCGAAAGAGGCCGGTGTGCAGAGTACT TTGTCTGTTCCGGACCTGCTAGCGGAGGTCTCGACGCTTCTACAAAAGTCGATGAAGCGCGACAAATACTGGGACGCTGAGAGACTGCGGAAAGCCAATGAGGACCTGGAATCTGAAA TAGAAATGTTGGAGTACTGTTTTCCGACGGAAACAGAGCCTAAGAGGACATGTCCAATGAAGAGAAAAGTTGCTGATTGTGGCTGGCCGAGTCCTCCCAGCAAGCGGGTCTCGACAAGTCCATCTCAGGAGCCTGTGCCGGTTTCGACATGTCAGCGAGTGCTGCCACGACTAGTTCGGCGCGCTTCTGCACCGGACACGGGTTCCCAGCAATCCCAGCTACAGACACGCCAAGAAGAGTCCTATGCTTTCCCGTTGGCTTGTGTGGAGGAACATCTTTCACCACATTTCCCCGAAGGTGTTGGATGTTCATCTTTGGATTCTGCGCCGTCTCCAGTATACTGCAGCATTGTGGAGCCAAGTGCGAAGAATGAAAACCTGGCTGAGGTGGCCAATTTTGGTACTATAGATGCAACTGCAGGTGCACGGGTCTCCTTGAGTCAGTTCGACTTTTGGGCGACGGAAGAAGACATCGTCTCGCtttatttttaa